In Drosophila bipectinata strain 14024-0381.07 chromosome 2R, DbipHiC1v2, whole genome shotgun sequence, one genomic interval encodes:
- the Cpr49Ag gene encoding endocuticle structural glycoprotein SgAbd-5, with amino-acid sequence MYKFILLVCSAMLLSYVLARPQDQRAVAAPTATSTTTAATIVKQDNVNNADGSFNSSYETSNGIRVENIGYLKKIIVPKTETADGQVIDEHEELVLVQTGSYSYSDPDGNLITLRYVADENGFQPEGDHLPVAPQ; translated from the exons ATGTATAAGTTTATACTCCTTGTCTGCTCTGCCATGCTGCTCAGCTATGTCCTGGCTAGGCCGCAGGATCAGAGGGCCGTAGCTGCCCCCACTGCCACCAGCACAACTACAGCGGCTACTATTGTGAAACAGGATAACGTGAACAATGCCGATGGCAGCTTTAATAGCAG CTACGAGACCTCAAATGGCATTCGCGTAGAGAACATTGGTTACCTGAAGAAGATTATAGTGCCCAAGACGGAGACCGCCGATGGACAGGTCATCGACGAGCACGAGGAACTGGTCCTGGTACAGACAGGATCCTACAGCTACAGCGATCCCGATGGCAACCTGATAACCCTGCGCTACGTGGCCGATGAGAACGGATTCCAGCCGGAGGGCGATCATTTGCCTGTGGCCCCGCAATAA
- the LOC108134331 gene encoding uncharacterized protein — protein sequence MDQLVWILLLIFLVNYTDSAKSSRQRLRLMWKTFSCEANSNYISGHNCFIVEPEKSLITAELNYFVDISQYNATFKLFMPRQPSRQYQKVIDVNVDVCQFSKGLHGHRFMTIVIKGFGKKAAQLKCPHPKGNYSYPNINIADNLPAFLPETDFKIEMNFLTLEAHVFNTSLTGFLYDPLKKKFKPK from the exons ATGGATCAATTGGTTTGGATACTTTTGCTAATCTTCTTGGTCAACTATACGGATTCGGCCAAG TCCTCGAGGCAACGGCTACGTTTGATGTGGAAAACCTTCAGCTGCGAAGCAAATTCCAACTACATTTCGGGACACAATTGTTTTATTGTGGAACCCGAAAAGTCTCTGATAACTGCGGAGCTGAACTACTTTGTGGATATATCCCAGTACAATGCCACGTTTAAGCTTTTCATGCCCCGACAACCCAGCCGGCAGTACCAGAAGGTGATCGATGTTAACGTGGACGTTTGTCAGTTTTCAAAGGGTCTCCATGGCCACCGCTTTATGACTATAGTCATCAAGGGCTTTGGAAAGAAGGCGGCTCAACTCAAGTGTCCCCATCCTAAG ggcAACTACTCCTATCCAAATATAAACATAGCTGACAACTTGCCAGCCTTCCTGCCCGAGACCGATTTCAAAATCGAAATGAACTTCCTAACCCTCGAAGCCCATGTTTTTAACACCAGTCTTACTGGGTTCCTGTACGATCCTCTTAAAAAGAAGTTTAAGCCTAAATAG
- the LOC108134332 gene encoding uncharacterized protein — protein MFGPLLNYLCIFWLFCNLIGYSESKRHLSWDSFDCHIGQQYADGIKCRVSGARRSLLNVDVNLKSELDAIKTYVKISTRFKPAITYRKFFDITFDGCRVISDMTQGTLVSNMFNAVVKSSNQPRKCPIKQSLIYYRNISIEDALPVFVPSTDLLVQVDFFSRRSLYLNVSLRGTITEK, from the exons ATGTTCGGCCCTTTGTTAAACTATTTGTGCATTTTCTGGTTGTTCTGCAACCTGATAGGCTACAGTGAATCCAAG AGGCACCTAAGCTGGGATAGCTTTGACTGTCATATCGGACAGCAATATGCAGATGGGATCAAGTGTCGGGTGTCTGGGGCGCGAAGATCCCTTTTGAATGTGGATGTTAACCTCAAATCTGAGCTGGACGCCATCAAGACCTATGTGAAAATCTCCACCAGATTCAAGCCAGCCATCACCTACCGGAAGTTCTTCGACATCACCTTTGATGGCTGTCGGGTAATATCGGACATGACACAGGGTACCCTTGTTTCTAATATGTTCAATGCCGTTGTTAAGTCAAGCAACCAGCCACGAAAATGTCCCATAAAACAG AGCCTAATATACTATCGGAATATTAGTATTGAGGACGCATTACCGGTGTTCGTACCCTCCACTGATCTGTTGGTCCAAGTCGACTTCTTCTCGCGAAGAAGCTTATACTTGAATGTGAGCTTGAGAGGAACCATCACTGAAAAGTGA
- the LOC108134341 gene encoding uncharacterized protein: MFAGCCFTLLLGVLMHVHPVLSARGLPNMGYFIEMKDILCEANPDYFKDFSCRILQPKNRSLEASVNILQAISNGFTGSLRVSIPKAKRVMTQIFEITFDVCKVLREGKRRMLIDLLVNTLARSRNPKSFRCPFPKGKFVSNNITVTDLPPMLTESDFLVHLDFFVPKVANAMNITLNGHLFDVAKEKVRKRKFL; encoded by the exons ATGTTCGCCGGGTGTTGCTTTACTCTTTTATTGGGCGTTCTGATGCATGTACATCCTGTCCTGTCAGCCAGAGGACTACCA AATATGGGGTACTTTATAGAAATGAAGGATATCCTTTGCGAGGCCAATCCGGATTACTTTAAGGACTTCTCTTGCCGTATTCTGCAACCGAAAAACAGGAGCCTGGAAGCCTCCGTAAATATTCTTCAGGCAATAAGCAATGGATTTACTGGATCCCTCAGGGTTTCTATACCAAAAGCTAAAAGAGTTATGACGCAAATATTCGAAATCACATtcgatgtgtgcaaagttctTCGAGAGGGAAAGCGACGGATGCTAATAGATCTTTTGGTCAATACTTTGGCCAGAAGCAGAAATCCCAAAAGCTTTAGATGTCCTTTTCCCAAA GGAAAATTTGTGTCCAATAATATCACTGTAACCGACTTGCCACCTATGTTAACGGAATCGGATTTCCTCGTGCACTTGGACTTTTTTGTTCCGAAAGTGGCCAATGCCATGAATATCACCCTTAATGGGCATCTTTTTGACGTCGCCAAGGAAAAAGTCAGAAAAAGGAAGTTTCTTTAA